The following is a genomic window from Anopheles aquasalis chromosome 3, idAnoAquaMG_Q_19, whole genome shotgun sequence.
TGCATACATCTTCCCCTCCAGCACCTTTAGTGCAGAGCTGCGTGGCCTGTAGCGTACCACCTTTAATCAACCCTCGTAGTTCTCTAGTACAAACAGTTGAGGTTACAGCGTGCAAACCGACCACACGCTTCACGTTACTTAGCTCCAAAGATCCACCTTCAAAATGGAACGGAGTAGCAAAGTCAGTAAGCATATTGATCTGAATCCTGCGGAAAGTAACGATTATCTTACCTATTTTTGTTATACCCCAGCCGTACGAGATGACCTGCGGTTGCTGTCTTTCATCGTAGGTATGATTCAACGGAAGGCAGACTGGTTGAATGAATCCCGTGTCCTCCACGGCTTGATTCATGCGAATAAGCGATATATCATTTAGCAGCGTATGTGAGCTGTATTGCGCGTGAGTTACAATCTTAACTGCACTGCGCTCTACACACGGACCATCCCTCAAACACGTCTCCAGTTGCTCCAAATCATACAATCCAAGATACATCTTGATGCTACTGTATCCTCtgataaaaatcaaaagaccAGCAGGTCAGTTAGCGCTCCGCTTACTCGGCGAGAGCCAAGGACGTACCTCTGTAATCGCAGCTTATGCACACAGTGTGCCGCCGTTAAGACGTACCACTTGTTGATAAGCGTACCGGTGCAACGGCTTGCATTCCTGCCGGGTGCTTCTCTAATTTCCAAAAACACTGCCCACATATAAATGTAGTCCTCATCGGTGGTGTTGGATATGATTTTAACTCCTGGCGAACGCTGGCCACAATCCTCGGGAAGATGCGCCCGAATTAAACCAGAACCGATTTTTTCCGTCATGTTCGGTGCTGCACTGGTAGTGGCCGGAGCCACAGACGACGCTGGACAGCAAACCTAAGCGATAACGCAGTGCAGTCAAGCGTCGAAATCAACGAGCACGAACGAGAGCATACTTACAGTCGCCTTCGGGTCTGCCGCGTCACTGCCGCAGGCCTTCATGACTGAGTTGAGCAATCGCTCCTGTTCCGGCACCAGCGTATCTTGTTCGGCCACTGCGGCGATCTCTGGGCAAGCGGCTATAGCTACACAGTGTCCCTTTTTACCGTTCGATGGAATACACTCCTGGTTCGCTGCAACGCACACGAAACCACAGCAAATTAGCAGAATGCTCGCGATCCGAAAGAGGCGACTTCCGGCTAGCCTCGACATTGTACGCAAATCTGAATGACGCCGCCGGCCGATGTTACGAGGATCACTTCCGAACACCAACTGATGCACTGCGTTATCAGGAGGCATAGGAAGCGATGTTTTGTTAAAGCGATCATCACAAACACAGCCATCCCGGAGCTCCACGGCCAACAACGTCACCCAAGCTGATCGCGAAATCGAAACAGGTTCTCCAAGCACAAAAGGATAGTGTGATTGTGTAAGTCGTCATCAGCATGCATCGCATGGCAAAACTCACACGCAGAAACCGCAGTCACAGTCGTAGTTATCAATGGGAATCCCCTTTATTACGCTCTCTTGTCCCGCGGAATTCGTTGGCTTATCTGCTGCAGAATCCATCCgacatgctgctgcacgtTAGTGGAGACGGTGGGGAACTCGTTAGCGGTTGCGCCGATCCCAAAGCTGACGATGCCCACCATAAACCAGGTCCCATTTCGACGGTACATCAGGGGAGCACCGGAGTAGCCCGAAAACACGTCGTGCCCAGTGATGCTGGCAGTGCAGATGAACAGCTGGTTGAGCGTAATGTTCACCCCAGGAAGTGCATACCCCAGGCAGGTCCTGCAACGGTCCAGTGAGATGCGTTCCAGTGTCACCCACTGTTTCCTGTTGCTGATCACACCTGGAAAGGGCAGGTAGTGGGTTTGTTAGTTAGAGAGCAGACCAAAGGCAGTAGCACGCAGCCGTTACCGTACCGTCAGCATTCAAACCCCAACCGAAGGAGCTCAGCGTGTGACCGACCGTGGCAATCTCATCGTGCTGTTCACCACTTGGAATGCAGATCGGTCTCGGGGATCCACGCAAATCCACACGGATGGGCGTACTGAGCCGCAGCAGTGCTATATCGTACCCTCGCTTACTGATAGTGTACCGCTCGTGGAGAATGATCTCTCGCACACCCGTTGCTGCGACGTCCCCTTTGTACTGGCCCTTCTGGCTGGACGATATGTTGTTTGCGTTAACAAACACACTAATGCTGGAACACAGGCAGTgaggaatgagttgagcacaCGCGGTCCTCTAAAGCCGCACCATCGCTTACTTACTTCGCCGCATTCCTTACGCAGTGGGCCGCAGTTAGCACGTACTCAGCGGTAATCAAACTTCCGACACATCGCTTAGTTCCGTGCCCGAAATGACCGCTGATTGCGATGAACGCACCAAAGGATGTTTCGTCCGCGTACGCGATGCtgtgcgcaccaccaccggtcagtTGATCCTGAAGACAatgtgttgtggtgctggtgatggtggtggtggtcgtggtagtggtggcgatAGTGGTTAATTGGACCGATGGTAGGATGTCTGAAAGAACACAACACAGCTGTTTTAggtaaaggaaggaaggaaagccTGTGACTTGTTGCTGGTCGTAAATGTAGACGCATGACTTACCTCGgtctcacgcacgcacgctttCGATGCAGCTAGCAGAGTGTTGTACTGCTGCCGGCTAATGTAAGGATCGTCCAACATTTGCTTAAACCGTGGGCAAGCATCCGAGTGAACGCATCGTCCAGGATTACCGCTGGATGAAGTACACCGGTCGCTAACACCCGCGGTTAGTGCAAAAAAAGTGATAAACAAACCGACTCCaaagctgctcctgctgttcatGCTTCTACGTCGTATCAGGGTCCGAAAGAGACTAAAACTCCAGTTCGCCAGAGACGGCCGCTATCAGTAGCAACCAGCTGCCCGGTGGTTCAACAGGGAGCGACTCAGAAATGATGGAGCAGAAATGTTAATACAACGGAATTGGATGATACTGAGTCATGCTGTGGAGCGAACGGGGATTCCAGTTTCTCTGACCGCCAAAGGGTTTACACTGCACATCTCCGTGCATTATCCAATACAGAATTGC
Proteins encoded in this region:
- the LOC126575645 gene encoding CLIP domain-containing serine protease 14D-like; amino-acid sequence: MSRLAGSRLFRIASILLICCGFVCVAANQECIPSNGKKGHCVAIAACPEIAAVAEQDTLVPEQERLLNSVMKACGSDAADPKATVCCPASSVAPATTSAAPNMTEKIGSGLIRAHLPEDCGQRSPGVKIISNTTDEDYIYMWAVFLEIREAPGRNASRCTGTLINKWYVLTAAHCVHKLRLQRGYSSIKMYLGLYDLEQLETCLRDGPCVERSAVKIVTHAQYSSHTLLNDISLIRMNQAVEDTGFIQPVCLPLNHTYDERQQPQVISYGWGITKIGGSLELSNVKRVVGLHAVTSTVCTRELRGLIKGGTLQATQLCTKGAGGEDVCRGDSGAPMMEWNAERCYIVGVVSYGPKCGTTGAPGISTRISEYIDWILHNLEK
- the LOC126575968 gene encoding chymotrypsinogen A-like: MNSRSSFGVGLFITFFALTAGVSDRCTSSSGNPGRCVHSDACPRFKQMLDDPYISRQQYNTLLAASKACVRETELCCVLSDILPSVQLTTIATTTTTTTTITSTTTHCLQDQLTGGGAHSIAYADETSFGAFIAISGHFGHGTKRCVGSLITAEYVLTAAHCVRNAANISVFVNANNISSSQKGQYKGDVAATGVREIILHERYTISKRGYDIALLRLSTPIRVDLRGSPRPICIPSGEQHDEIATVGHTLSSFGWGLNADGVISNRKQWVTLERISLDRCRTCLGYALPGVNITLNQLFICTASITGHDVFSGYSGAPLMYRRNGTWFMVGIVSFGIGATANEFPTVSTNVQQHVGWILQQISQRIPRDKRA